The nucleotide window ATGGCAGGCTCTCATAAAAGTGGGGTGCAAGGTTCCAGGGGCGATTTGTTCGAAAATGCATTTTATTGTTTAACCCCCGGTAAAAACGCAGATGCATCAGAGGTCGAGCGTTTGAAACGGTGGTTAAACGGGACAAATGCGCACTTTATCGAATTGGATCCCAATCTTCATGACTTGTTCGCAGGCAGCGTAAGCCACCTGCCACATATCGTTGCGGCCTCGCTCGTCCATCAATTGGCAGAATTGCAACAGGACCACCCGGTACTCGGAGATCTTGCCGCTGGCGGATTTAAAGATATCACCCGCATTGCTTCGGCGAACCCGGTCATGTGGCGAGATATTTTAATGCATAACAAACATGTGCTCCTACCAATGATGGAGCGTTGGCAGTCGGATATGCAAACGATTCAAAACTTGATCGAAGAAGAAAACGATACGGGATTACAACAATTTTTTTCAGTAGCTAAGCAACATCGTGACGGTTTGCCGTCCAAAAAGAAAGGGGCCATCCCTTCTTTTTATGATTTGTTTGTGGATGTTGCGGACCACCCGGGCGTTATCTCGGAAGTAACGGGAATACTCGCGGACAAAGGCATAAGTATCACGAATATCCGCATCATGGAAGCTCGCGAGGATATCATGGGGGTGCTGCGATTGAGTTTCCGAAAAGAGGCAGATCGGCAAAAAGGCATGGATTGCCTGGAAGCTGAACAATTCAGTGTCTACATCAGTGAATGATCGGAGGGTTGTATATGGACAAGGAAACGATTACTGCTTCAAAAGCCTTGCGCGGAAGCACAACGGTACCCGGTGATAAATCCATTTCCCATCGCGCAGTGATGTTCGGAGCGATCGCTCACGGCCGTACGACTGTGAGCGGGTTTTTAGACGGAGAAGATTGCCGGCGAACCATTGCTTGTTTTCAAAAAATGGGCGTAGCCATTCAATATGATCAAACCCTTGGGACGGTTGTCATTGACGGACGAGGAATGGAAGGATTAAATGAACCTTCGGAGCTGCTGGATGTCGGTAATTCCGGAACGACGATCCGACTTATGCTCGGGATTTTGGCAGGGCGGCCATATTTTTCTGTTGTGGCCGGTGATGAATCAATCGCAAAACGGCCAATGGCGAGAATAACCGAACCATTACGGTCGATGGGAGCACAAATTCATGGGCGGCGAAACGGAACGTATACGCCAATCGCGATTCCCGGTGGGGGAAATAAATTAACGGGGATCGAATACAGCCTTCCGGTTGCGAGTGCACAAGTAAAGAGCGCGATATTATTGGCCGGATTACAGGCAGAGGGAAAGACAACCGTCCGGGAGGAATATCGTTCGCGAGACCATACTGAGCGTATGCTACAAGCGTTCGGAGCCAGGGTTGATGTTTCCGGTAACGAGGTTTCCGTCTCCGGCGGGCAGACGTTACAAGCCCGTGACGTGGAGATCCCCGGGGATATTTCTTCCGCTGCCTTTTTGCTCGCAGCCGCATCGATCGTGAAAGACAGCTGTTTACGCATTAAAAACGTCGGTGTAAATCCTACGCGTACAGGCATCATTGAAGCCCTTGTTGCGATGGGAGGAGATGTGACGTTCGAAAATGAGCGCACCCTCAGCGGTGAACCTGTTGCTGACATTATGGTCCGGGAAAAAACGTTGCATGGCGCTACAATCTCCGGGTCGCTGATTCCGCGTTTAATTGATGAACTTCCCGTTCTAGCGGTTATTGCGACGCAGGCAAAAGGACGTACTGTCATTAAGGATGCTGCGGAGTTAAAGTTTAAAGAGACTAATCGAATTGATACGACGGCTAAGCAATTGCGTCAACTGGGGGCGCAAATACAAGCAACGGAAGACGGCTTCATCATCGAGGGGCCGACCCCCCTCACCGGTGCGGAAATCAGCAGTTACAATGATCACCGGATCGGAATGGCGTTTACGATCGCCGGTTTAATTGCAAAAGGTGAAACGACGATCCATGGCGCTCGGGCGGCTGCCGTCTCTTTCCCGAAATTTTATACAACGTTACGTTTGCTAAATGATTAAAAATGAGAGGGTGCTTTTACGGCGAAACCCTTCGCCCGGGGAAAAATATTTAGGGATTGTTGAACAACTTGCAGCTATCAGCTGAAGCCGGGATGCCGCTTCCATGGCTTCGCTTTCCGCGGACGAACGGGCAAGCCTCCTCGCGCAAAACCGGCACTGCAGGGTCTTGACGCGTCCGTTTTTCCGCTGGAGGCTCGCCATTGCAGCACCGTCCCTCCGTACGTTGCCAGAAGTGCAAGGGTTTTTTTGCTTATAGGATGGATTTCCTTGCAAGTTAATTTATAACCCTGCTAAAAAATCATTGACAATGCCCCGGGGTGCTTTTATAATAATAATCAGCGTATGGTTTCTCTCCACTCCTATCCATAATCTTAGAGCAATTTTGGCTCGACCTGAAATGTAAGCGTTTACTCGCAATGCATTCAGGTTTTTTTTATGCGTTTCGTTTGCTATACTTGAGAGGGATTAGACATTAAATGAATAGGAGCCTATCGCAGAGAGGGAGATTTTTTTGCAGACAGAAATGGAACGGGCGCTTGGCCTTATTGAGCAAGGGGATGTGCAAGGCGGCCTGCAAAAAATAAGCGGGATCGAGAAAAACGCCGACGATGATCAACTGTTTGAAATTGCCACGCTTTATCAATCGCTCGGCCATCCGCAGGAAGGGCTCCGAATTGCCGACAAACTATTGGCCACGTATCCGTTTGAAGGAAGCCTGTTGACGCTGAAAGCGGAAGCGGCCATTGACTTGGACCGGGAAGAAGAAGCGATTGATTTGCTGGAATCGATTGATACGGCTGATGATGCCTTTGTGGAAGCGCAGATGTTGCTCGCTGATTTGTATCATCTCCAAGGGCTTGAGGAAGTAGCGGAAAGGAAATTGTTTTTGGCACTTGAGCAAGCGCCGGAGGAACCGGTTTTATTGGCGGGCATCGGGAGTTACTACGTTGAACAAGGGAGTTACCAAAGCGCCATTCCATACTTAAAACAAGCGCTTCAAGAAGGGTTTGATCCGAAAGAATCGAATCTGCACTTGCTTTTGGCCGAGTCCTACAGCAATACGGGAGCATTTGAAACGGCAATGACTTATTACGATCAAGCTACCGAAGATCAAAAAGAACCGCGCGCATTGTTTGGGTTCGGGTTTACTGCATTGCAACTCGGTGACTATAAAACAGCGATGGAACAACTCGAAGCTTTACGGGAGGCCGATCCCGAATACACTAGCTTGTATGCTCCGCTAATCGAGGCGTACGAGGCGGAGCGGCAGTATGAAAAAGCTTTGAAAACCGCTGAAGCTGGTTTGGAAGCGGACGAATACAATGAACATCTCTATGCAGAAGCGGGACGCTTTCAACATGCCTTCGGAGAGCTGGAAAAAGCGGAGGATCATTTGCGGCAAGCGCTTGCGCTTAATCCCGGGAATGTGGATGCAAGCGCCAAATTGTTGGAAATATATGCTGATATGGAACGAAGCGATGATATAAAAAAAACCATTGAAGAGTTGCGGGAAGCAGGCGAAGATGACCCAATGCTTACTTATTACGAGGGGAAAGCCCATTATATCGATGATGAAATCGAAGAAGCATTGCCGTTCTATGAACGAGCCGCTGCATATTTGGGAACAAATGGAGAAGCATTGGAAGAGTATGGAAACCTTTTGTTGGAAAACGGCAGACAAAAAGAAGCCCTTTCCGTTCTCGTCGATGCGCTGCAGTACCAGCCTGATAATCATGAATTGGCAATGTTTGTGGAAGAGTTACAATCCCGTGAACAATAGCATGTTTTTTCTTTATGGACTGGCTTTTTTTCACGCAAATCCGTTATAATTGTATGCAGATGTTGAAAAAGGAGTTCCCGCAATGCGATGGCAAACGGCAGATATTGATACGTATCAACAATCCCAATCCTATGTGGACACGGCTCTCGTTCCTCTTTTATCCGTTTCCCTAGGGGAGGAGATGAAGAACCACGTAGCGATGGGGGAATATATATCTTTGATTGCGATGGAAATGGAAAAGCAGTTTCGCGGGAGATTATTGCAACTGCCTCCGCTCGTCTACCCGCAGAATGAACCCCGGGAAGAGCTGCTTCGGCACGTGGGCGTTTGGGTCGATGAATTGAAAGCGAATGGAAAAAATCACGTGATCTGGATAACGTCAGACCCTGCGTGGAAAAATGATGAAAATGACCTCCCCGGTCTTTTGCTATGGTTCCCGCATTTGCCCATCGAGCACATGGACAAGAAGTTACAACAAAAGACGATGAACGAGCAAATGAAAGAAATTCTGCCGCAAGTAATGAAGGAATGGCAAAAGGAAAACGGCATATAAAAACATATGTAGGGATTGCTGAACAACTTGCAGCTATCAGCTGAAGCCGGGGGGAAGTCGCTTCCATGGCTGCGCTTTCCGCGGACGAACGGTCAAGCCTCCTCGCGCAAAACCGGCGCTGCGGGGGCTTGACGCGTCCGTTTTTCCGCTGGAGTCTCGCCATTGCAGAAGTGCAAGGGTTTTTTGCTTATAGGATGGATTTCCTTGCATCCAGTTTTGACAACAGCAACGGAAAATGCTTATGTGCCAGTCTTTTTTCGTTATTCAGCAGTCCCTATGGAAGTACCTTTGTGCAAAAGATTGACATGCTCTGAGCCGCTAGGCTATTATGTATATGTCTTAATCTTGTCCGTTTATTCGAGCGGCAACGGCGAAAAGGTACAAATATCGCACCACCGTTCAATAATATCCCGGCATCATAGAGAGCGAAACTTTCGTGAAAAGTTTTCAAGAACGTAGGGGGAGTAAAATGGAGAAAAATCACAACGTATCAAGACGACAATTTTTAACCTATGCGTTATTAGGTACGGGCGGTTTTATGGCCGCTGGATTGATCATGCCTATGGTTCGGTTTGGCGTGGATCCCATATTGCAAGCCGATGCAGAAGAGGACATGATTGACGTAGCGGGAGTAGATGAATTGACGGATGTGCCCCAAGCCTTTGATATGGAATATGAACAGGATCACGGATGGCATGTGGAGCAGGTGACGGAAACGGTATGGATGTTTTTGGACGGTGAAGAGGTTGTCGCACTATCGCCGACCTGTACGCACTTAGGTTGTACAGTGAGCTGGGGGACAGATGCGGATAATCCGGAACAGTTCTTTTGCCCCTGCCACTTCGGAAGGTTCGAAAGAGACGGAACGAACGTTCCTGGAACGCCACCGACGGAACCGCTACACCGTTATGATCACGACGTCCGCGACGGCAGAGTATTACTGGGTAATCCATCACCACAAGTCTAGGAGGGGCATTGATAATGTTACAACGTATCTACGATTGGATTGATGATCGTATAGATGTCACCCCACTATGGCGGGACGTGGCTGATCACGAGGTGCCCGAACACGTAAACCCCGGGTACCATTTCTCGGCATTTGTATATTGCTTCGGGGGATTGACGTTTTTTACGGTCGTTATCCAAATTCTATCCGGCATGTTTTTGACGATGTATTACGTACCCGATATTGTGAACGCACACGCGTCTGTGGAGTATTTGCAGACTGATGTGGCGTTTGGGATGATTGTGCGCGGGATGCACCATTGGGGAGCCAGTGTTGTTATTGTCATGGTGTTTCTACATACGTTACGGGTATTTTTCACAGGCTCATACAAAAAACCCCGTGAAATTAACTGGGTTGTAGGTGTGCTGCTATTTTTCATTATTTTAGGCCTTGGGTTCACCGGCTATTTACTCCCGTGGGATATGAAGGCTTACTTTGCCACCCAAGTCGGCTTGGAGATTGCCGAAAGCGTTCCCGTTGTCGGGGACTTGATAAGCAACTTGTTGGCCGGAGGAGAGTTCATCGGAGCACAGACGCTTACGCGTTTCTTTGCCATCCACGTTTTCTTCTTGCCGGGAGCATTGCTCGGGCTCATTGCCATTCATTTTATTATGATTCGCAAACAGGGCATATCCGGACCACTATAGGAAATTGCCCCCAATAAGTTGAAATGAGGTAAACCCTATGGTGCTTGCCATTAAAGGCGAGTTCCGGGTTTTCCTAAACTCTGAGGAGGGGAACCGATGCATCGAGGAAAAGGAATGAAGTTCGTTACGGACTCCAGAATTCCGGAACGCGAACATCGCATGGAAAACATACCTAAAGATTATTCGGAATACCCCGGCAAGACAGAGGCTTTTTTCCCGAACTATTTGCTGAAGGAATGGCTTGTCGGCGCTGTATTCCTCATCGGCTTTCTCTGTTTAACGGCCGCTCATCCTGCGCCGCTTGAACGGGAAGCTGATCCTATGGATTCGAGTTATATCCCATTACCGGACTGGTTTTTCCTGTTTTTGTATCAACTGCTTAAATATCAATATGCATCCGGCGATTACGTTGTCCTGGGTACGGTCATCCTTCCCGCACTTGCTTTTGGCGCATTAATATTGGCGCCGTGGCTCGATAATGGACCGGAACGAAGGTTGTCCAAGCGGCCGATTGCAACCGGGATGATGACGCTCGGGGTTATGGCTGTCATTTATCTAACCTGGGAATCGGTCGATCAACATGACTGGGAAGCAGATGCAGAACAGGCCGCCATGGATGATGAAGACATTCAGGAAGTCGATCAAGATATCGAGGGTTACGATATCTATCAGGCGCAGGGGTGTATTTCTTGTCACGGGGAAAACATGGAAGGGAACCCCGGTGTCAATGGACCTCCCCTATATGACCTTCCTTATGACGCGGAAGGCGTTGCCGAAATTTCCCAAGAAGGGATCGGAGAAATGCCGGCGGATATGTTTGATGGAACGGAAGAAGAATTGCAAATTCTATCCGAATACGTTGTTGACGGCGGTGGCACGAACGAAGAACTGGAATACCTGGATGAAGGTGACGCCGACGGAGATGACGCAGAAGAAGATGAAGACGACGAAAATGGCGATGATGAAGATAACGGTGAAGAAGACGCAGAAGAGGAAGCATAGTGACGTTAGAAAAAAGCTGACCAATGTCAGCTTTTTTCATCCTGCTCAGCAGCATTTCAGCATATCAAATGGGGAGTGGCCGGTTTGCGAATAGTCATTGGTTTTTTAGCCCGTCCGTCCATGCTATGGGTGTTGTTATTCATCAACGGCGGGGGTACGCTATATGGATTTTATTGGTATGAAGGGCAGCTGGCGCAAACGCCTGCTTATTTTCTGCCTTTCGTTCCTGATAGCCCAACCGCCAGCTTGTTTTTTACCGGGGTGTTGGCGGCATTTCTTTTGCGTAAACATATCGGGCTATTGGAAGCATTCGCGGCAGTCACGCTCATGAAATATGGCATTTGGGCAGTAGTCATGAATTTGGGTGCCGATCTCATGGGAGGACCGGTGAATTGGCAAAATTACATGTTGATCGCCTCCCACTTTGGGATGGCGTTGCAAGCTGTGTTGTTTTTGCCCTATTACCGCATTAAACTCTGGCATCTTGTTGTGGTAGGAATTTGGACCGTCCATAACGATATCATTGACTACGTTTTTGGAATGCATCCTTGGGTAAGCCCGGCTTTGATGCCCTATATCGATCATATCGGCTATTTTACCTTTTGGCTTGGGTTGGCAGCGATCGCTATTGTTTACATTTTCAATGTGCGCCACCATCGGTATCGTCTTTCTTTGCCCCGTTAACGTATTTGCTGATTCTTCCCTTTCAAATCTTTGATTTGGTGGGGGATGAATCGGCTCTTTTTATTTTTACGTAAAAATAAAAATCCTTGCACTTCTGGCAACGTATGGAGGGATGACGCTGCAATGGCATAGACATTAAAACGGACGCGTCAAGCCCCTGCAGCGCCGGTTTTGTGCGAGGAGGCTTGACCTTCGTCCGCGGAAAGCACAGCCATGGAAGCGACATCCCCCGGCTTCAGCTGATAGCTGCAAGTTGTTCAGCAATCCCTAAATAAATGGTTTCGACTGTAGGCCAAGGCCCTGTCCGAGCAGTATAAAACAAAGCCCCGGAAGATGATGTAAGACGCGGTTCACATAGAACAAAGCTATCGTCTATGAAAAGGGAAGCTCCATCAAAATCTTTGATTTAGGAGGAGAGGTTCACCTGGTCTACTCTTGTCCTTTTTTTCATATGCTCTTGGTAAGAGGACAAGGGAGGGGGCTGTTCGGTGCGCGGCTGGTTAATCATGCTTGCGGCGGTGATCTTTCTTGTAGGTATCGGCGCGGAGCAGGAAGAACAAGGACATGAAGAATGGGCATACATCGATGCCGAAGCCGAAGAAATCGTTGCACTCGTTCAATCCGAAAATAATGAAGAAGGGCGGGCCCGGGTGCAGGCACTTGCCGATGAGTTAACAGAAGCAGATTATGAGACAATGGCATTGGATGTTCACGATATGGGCACGATTATAATGAGTTATGAACGCCTACAAGGGGCGCTTACGGAAGTGTCACTTGCTCGGGATGAACGACTTGCGCAGGCTTTGGGTTTTCATTATGCCGTTGATGCCGTCCTTCATCCGGAAAATCCGAAGTGGAAAGAAACAAGGCGTGATGTCGAAGAGCAATTGGCCCAGTTACGGGATGCAGTGTCAGAAGGCGGGAGTTCTTTTCAACATGCGTGGAATGATTGGAGGAAAACATTTGAAATGATTTATCCAGCGGCGACGTTGCGTTTGTCGCCGTCCGAACGCGAAGAAGTGCGTTCGCTCGTTACATTCATGGAAGAACATAGCCACCGTTTGAAAGATGAAAAGGAAGCGCAGCCGTTTTTTGATGCGCTGGAAGCGCAAATGATTCGTTTATATGAAGGCGACATCGAGGAAAATGATCCATCATTAATCGCGGTCATTGCTATCATTAGCGGAGCGATTTTGCTTTCGCTCTCGTATACCGGATGGAAAAAATATCGGGGTGAAGCAAGCCGGAACCGGAGAAGGCGTGATCGTTGACGTAAACACGCACTTTCATTAAAATAAAAGTAGGGTTGGAGAGAAGTGTGGAGGTGAAAGCATGGATTTAATGACGCTTTTGATTTATTTTGCCCTGATTATGATTATCCCTATTTATGCGCAAATGCGTGTGAAATCCACGTACAGCAAATATTCGCAACTAAGTAACAGTTCGGGGATGACAGGCGCACAAGTGGCGATGAAAATCATGCAAGATAATGGTATTTATGATGTCAATGTTGAACCAGTCAAAGGAAAACTTACAGACCATTATGATCCCCGTTCGAAAACGGTGCGGTTATCGGAAGATAACTATTATGGAACTTCAATTGCCGGCACATCCGTCGCGGCACACGAAGTAGGACACGTCATTCAGGATGCGGAAGATTACAGTTTTATGCGCCTTCGTTCTTCGCTCGTTCCCGTAGCGAGTTTCGGTTCGAACGCGGCAATCTTTTTGATTATTGGCGGGATGCTCCTGCAATTCAGCGGTTTGATGCTCGTCGGGATTTTCGCGATGGCCGCGGCGGTCGTGTTCCAACTCGTTACCTTGCCGGTTGAATTTAACGCAAGCAGCCGGGCGATGACACAGATGGTCTCAAGCGGCATCATTCGCAACGACGAAGAAAAAGAATCAAAAAAGGTATTGAACGCCGCTGCTCTTACGTACGTGGCGGGTGCGCTCGTCGCCGTATTGGAACTTGTTCGCTTCGTCCTCATGTATGTGATGATGAACAACGACTAATTAATTGTAAACCATGCGCCAGGGAGCCCCACGGCCCCGGCGCTTTTTGTTATGCGTAACAATGAGGGTGTGTTAGCTGGGTCATTTCCGTTTGGCTGATAATTTAACGATTTCGGCTGATAAAGTAGAAAAAGCCTGTAGTCCTTTATGTTATTGCAACGGCTTTTGTTCGTCATCGAATGTAAATCCTTCCCCGGCAATATCTTGAACGTTGGAGATGGATACGAACGCTAAAGGATCGACTTTGTCGATAATGTTTTTTAAACGGGTGATTTCATGACGGCTGACGACACAATAAAGAATTTCCTTATTCGTACCGGTGAAAGAACCGCGTCCGCTAAGGAGCGTTGCCCCTCGATTCATTTCGAGCAGGATTGCATCTGCAATAGCCGCGCTGTTTTCTGATATAATAAAGGCAGCCTTTCCGGAATAGGCACCTTGCTGGA belongs to Salicibibacter cibi and includes:
- a CDS encoding prephenate dehydrogenase; the protein is MENDTPAHPHECPKAVVIGLGLIGGSVALAIRARHQVHITGVDVHEASLRMAKALEIIDEGHTTMEESVQHADVIIIATPVSKTLEMIDEIASLPLKDGVIITDVGSTKGTVMAESERLFHTKEATFIGGHPMAGSHKSGVQGSRGDLFENAFYCLTPGKNADASEVERLKRWLNGTNAHFIELDPNLHDLFAGSVSHLPHIVAASLVHQLAELQQDHPVLGDLAAGGFKDITRIASANPVMWRDILMHNKHVLLPMMERWQSDMQTIQNLIEEENDTGLQQFFSVAKQHRDGLPSKKKGAIPSFYDLFVDVADHPGVISEVTGILADKGISITNIRIMEAREDIMGVLRLSFRKEADRQKGMDCLEAEQFSVYISE
- the aroA gene encoding 3-phosphoshikimate 1-carboxyvinyltransferase, coding for MDKETITASKALRGSTTVPGDKSISHRAVMFGAIAHGRTTVSGFLDGEDCRRTIACFQKMGVAIQYDQTLGTVVIDGRGMEGLNEPSELLDVGNSGTTIRLMLGILAGRPYFSVVAGDESIAKRPMARITEPLRSMGAQIHGRRNGTYTPIAIPGGGNKLTGIEYSLPVASAQVKSAILLAGLQAEGKTTVREEYRSRDHTERMLQAFGARVDVSGNEVSVSGGQTLQARDVEIPGDISSAAFLLAAASIVKDSCLRIKNVGVNPTRTGIIEALVAMGGDVTFENERTLSGEPVADIMVREKTLHGATISGSLIPRLIDELPVLAVIATQAKGRTVIKDAAELKFKETNRIDTTAKQLRQLGAQIQATEDGFIIEGPTPLTGAEISSYNDHRIGMAFTIAGLIAKGETTIHGARAAAVSFPKFYTTLRLLND
- a CDS encoding tetratricopeptide repeat protein; translation: MQTEMERALGLIEQGDVQGGLQKISGIEKNADDDQLFEIATLYQSLGHPQEGLRIADKLLATYPFEGSLLTLKAEAAIDLDREEEAIDLLESIDTADDAFVEAQMLLADLYHLQGLEEVAERKLFLALEQAPEEPVLLAGIGSYYVEQGSYQSAIPYLKQALQEGFDPKESNLHLLLAESYSNTGAFETAMTYYDQATEDQKEPRALFGFGFTALQLGDYKTAMEQLEALREADPEYTSLYAPLIEAYEAERQYEKALKTAEAGLEADEYNEHLYAEAGRFQHAFGELEKAEDHLRQALALNPGNVDASAKLLEIYADMERSDDIKKTIEELREAGEDDPMLTYYEGKAHYIDDEIEEALPFYERAAAYLGTNGEALEEYGNLLLENGRQKEALSVLVDALQYQPDNHELAMFVEELQSREQ
- a CDS encoding YpiF family protein is translated as MRWQTADIDTYQQSQSYVDTALVPLLSVSLGEEMKNHVAMGEYISLIAMEMEKQFRGRLLQLPPLVYPQNEPREELLRHVGVWVDELKANGKNHVIWITSDPAWKNDENDLPGLLLWFPHLPIEHMDKKLQQKTMNEQMKEILPQVMKEWQKENGI
- a CDS encoding ubiquinol-cytochrome c reductase iron-sulfur subunit, which codes for MEKNHNVSRRQFLTYALLGTGGFMAAGLIMPMVRFGVDPILQADAEEDMIDVAGVDELTDVPQAFDMEYEQDHGWHVEQVTETVWMFLDGEEVVALSPTCTHLGCTVSWGTDADNPEQFFCPCHFGRFERDGTNVPGTPPTEPLHRYDHDVRDGRVLLGNPSPQV
- the qcrB gene encoding menaquinol-cytochrome c reductase cytochrome b subunit; its protein translation is MLQRIYDWIDDRIDVTPLWRDVADHEVPEHVNPGYHFSAFVYCFGGLTFFTVVIQILSGMFLTMYYVPDIVNAHASVEYLQTDVAFGMIVRGMHHWGASVVIVMVFLHTLRVFFTGSYKKPREINWVVGVLLFFIILGLGFTGYLLPWDMKAYFATQVGLEIAESVPVVGDLISNLLAGGEFIGAQTLTRFFAIHVFFLPGALLGLIAIHFIMIRKQGISGPL
- a CDS encoding menaquinol-cytochrome c reductase cytochrome b/c subunit — encoded protein: MHRGKGMKFVTDSRIPEREHRMENIPKDYSEYPGKTEAFFPNYLLKEWLVGAVFLIGFLCLTAAHPAPLEREADPMDSSYIPLPDWFFLFLYQLLKYQYASGDYVVLGTVILPALAFGALILAPWLDNGPERRLSKRPIATGMMTLGVMAVIYLTWESVDQHDWEADAEQAAMDDEDIQEVDQDIEGYDIYQAQGCISCHGENMEGNPGVNGPPLYDLPYDAEGVAEISQEGIGEMPADMFDGTEEELQILSEYVVDGGGTNEELEYLDEGDADGDDAEEDEDDENGDDEDNGEEDAEEEA
- a CDS encoding DUF1405 domain-containing protein, producing the protein MAGLRIVIGFLARPSMLWVLLFINGGGTLYGFYWYEGQLAQTPAYFLPFVPDSPTASLFFTGVLAAFLLRKHIGLLEAFAAVTLMKYGIWAVVMNLGADLMGGPVNWQNYMLIASHFGMALQAVLFLPYYRIKLWHLVVVGIWTVHNDIIDYVFGMHPWVSPALMPYIDHIGYFTFWLGLAAIAIVYIFNVRHHRYRLSLPR
- a CDS encoding sporulation protein YpjB; the protein is MRGWLIMLAAVIFLVGIGAEQEEQGHEEWAYIDAEAEEIVALVQSENNEEGRARVQALADELTEADYETMALDVHDMGTIIMSYERLQGALTEVSLARDERLAQALGFHYAVDAVLHPENPKWKETRRDVEEQLAQLRDAVSEGGSSFQHAWNDWRKTFEMIYPAATLRLSPSEREEVRSLVTFMEEHSHRLKDEKEAQPFFDALEAQMIRLYEGDIEENDPSLIAVIAIISGAILLSLSYTGWKKYRGEASRNRRRRDR
- a CDS encoding zinc metallopeptidase yields the protein MTLLIYFALIMIIPIYAQMRVKSTYSKYSQLSNSSGMTGAQVAMKIMQDNGIYDVNVEPVKGKLTDHYDPRSKTVRLSEDNYYGTSIAGTSVAAHEVGHVIQDAEDYSFMRLRSSLVPVASFGSNAAIFLIIGGMLLQFSGLMLVGIFAMAAAVVFQLVTLPVEFNASSRAMTQMVSSGIIRNDEEKESKKVLNAAALTYVAGALVAVLELVRFVLMYVMMNND